A single genomic interval of uncultured Pseudodesulfovibrio sp. harbors:
- a CDS encoding WcbI family polysaccharide biosynthesis putative acetyltransferase translates to MEKEICIVQANCQGEPLLERLSASPEFAARYDCRLFTNYVREPIPDELMEQCSLFLYQYLNPDWGEFASESLLRKLPDSARSLCLPNMFFKGYWPFWSGEQGFDYRCTHLDETIALGLPPEETILLFLRSDVTKRGLSDRMEASIRQEREREKHTPVKYVDFIVANYGKQRLFNTVNHPGSTLMNIAARGVLEQLGLQPADEAVLEAMGDPFPEFEQPINPKVAQANGWDFAGPDTLYEVYGRKLNFARYIANYVIAKQQGITDFIGFLQGDQIAI, encoded by the coding sequence ATGGAAAAGGAAATCTGCATTGTGCAGGCGAACTGTCAGGGCGAGCCGCTTCTTGAGAGGCTGTCTGCCAGCCCGGAGTTCGCGGCGAGGTACGACTGTCGGCTGTTCACCAATTATGTCAGGGAACCGATCCCGGATGAGTTGATGGAGCAGTGTTCGCTGTTTCTGTATCAGTACCTTAATCCGGACTGGGGCGAGTTCGCATCGGAGAGCCTGCTGCGGAAACTGCCGGACAGTGCCCGGTCACTGTGTCTGCCGAACATGTTTTTCAAGGGATACTGGCCGTTCTGGAGCGGTGAACAGGGGTTCGACTATCGGTGTACCCATCTTGACGAGACTATAGCTCTCGGGTTGCCGCCGGAAGAAACCATATTGTTGTTCCTCCGTTCCGATGTCACGAAGCGGGGGTTGTCTGACCGTATGGAGGCTTCCATCCGGCAGGAGCGTGAACGGGAGAAACACACCCCGGTCAAATACGTTGATTTCATTGTTGCAAATTACGGCAAGCAGCGGCTGTTCAATACCGTGAACCACCCCGGCTCAACGCTCATGAACATCGCAGCGCGGGGCGTGTTGGAACAACTCGGTCTGCAACCGGCTGATGAAGCGGTATTGGAGGCGATGGGCGATCCTTTCCCGGAATTCGAGCAGCCGATCAATCCGAAAGTGGCGCAGGCCAACGGCTGGGATTTTGCCGGTCCTGATACCTTGTATGAGGTGTATGGAAGGAAGCTGAATTTCGCCCGGTACATCGCCAATTACGTCATTGCCAAACAGCAGGGCATAACGGATTTCATCGGCTTTCTTCAGGGTGACCAGATAGCGATCTAA
- the cobT gene encoding nicotinate-nucleotide--dimethylbenzimidazole phosphoribosyltransferase, translating to MQNQFDAAVAAITPVDRSLAATAQAHLDNLTKPQGSLGRLEELALQMYLIQEGAPAADPMRIYTVAGDHGVNDEGVSIFPQEVTRQMILNFLNNGAGINVLAKTAGAQLYVVDAGSCGGGYDEHPNLIQEKIAPGTANLAKGPAMTREQCLKALLLGISLADRAHDDGVKVLGTGDMGISNTTPSTALYSAYLGLAPEAITGPGTGLDKGGVVNKADVIRKGLAANKDAVESGDPVEILAALGGLEIATLAGLILGGAKNRQLVSVDGFISTAAYTAASRICPAVKDYCIISHASAEPGHAAAVHSLGMKPYLDLGFRLGEGTGAACAMYLVRSAADMYNNMATFADAGVDEATS from the coding sequence ATGCAGAATCAGTTCGACGCCGCTGTCGCGGCCATTACCCCTGTTGACCGCTCTCTGGCCGCAACCGCACAGGCCCATCTCGACAACCTGACCAAGCCGCAGGGCAGCCTCGGCCGCCTTGAGGAACTCGCGCTCCAGATGTATCTCATTCAGGAAGGCGCACCGGCTGCCGATCCCATGCGTATTTACACCGTAGCGGGCGATCACGGCGTCAACGACGAAGGCGTATCCATCTTCCCGCAGGAAGTCACCCGCCAGATGATTCTCAACTTCCTCAACAACGGCGCAGGTATCAACGTACTCGCCAAGACCGCAGGCGCACAGCTTTACGTGGTGGACGCAGGTTCCTGCGGTGGTGGATACGACGAGCATCCCAACCTGATTCAAGAAAAGATCGCCCCCGGAACCGCCAACCTCGCCAAAGGCCCTGCCATGACCCGCGAGCAATGCCTCAAGGCCCTGCTCCTCGGCATCTCCCTTGCCGACCGCGCCCACGACGACGGCGTCAAGGTACTCGGCACAGGCGACATGGGCATTTCCAACACCACCCCGTCCACCGCGCTTTACAGCGCCTATCTCGGCCTTGCCCCCGAAGCCATCACCGGCCCCGGCACAGGACTCGACAAGGGCGGCGTCGTCAACAAGGCTGACGTCATCCGCAAAGGCCTCGCCGCCAACAAGGATGCCGTGGAATCCGGCGATCCCGTCGAAATCCTCGCAGCACTCGGCGGCCTTGAAATCGCCACCCTCGCAGGTCTCATCCTCGGCGGTGCCAAAAACCGCCAACTCGTCAGCGTGGACGGCTTCATCTCAACCGCCGCATACACCGCCGCATCCAGAATCTGCCCCGCGGTCAAGGACTACTGCATCATCAGCCACGCCTCCGCCGAACCCGGACACGCCGCCGCAGTCCACTCCCTCGGCATGAAACCCTATCTCGACCTCGGTTTCCGGCTCGGCGAAGGCACTGGCGCGGCCTGCGCCATGTACCTCGTCCGAAGCGCAGCCGACATGTACAACAACATGGCCACCTTCGCCGACGCAGGCGTAGACGAAGCCACGAGCTAG
- the secA gene encoding preprotein translocase subunit SecA: MLKFLFGSKNDRYLKKLKPVIAEINALEPKMEALSDSDFPEMIAKWRGQVESGDKTLDDLLPECFALVREAGKRVFDPPMRHFDVQLIGGYVLHQGKISEMKTGEGKTLVATLPVVLNALSGKGVHVITVNDYLASRDAEWMNQLYSFLGLSVGVIVHGITDQERQEAYNADITYGTNNEFGFDYLRDNMKFYKEQLVQRPLNFAIVDEVDSILIDEARTPLIISGPGEKSSGLYRRIDAIVPNLVKSSPMDPEDKEAVPDGDFVLDEKTKSITLTDAGVEKVEGMLDVDNLFDPQHIALQHHVNQAVKAHHCFQKDVEYIVKDDQVVLVDEFTGRLMPGRRLSDGLHQAIEAKENVKVEAENQTLASITFQNYFRMYDKLAGMTGTADTEAVEFGQIYNLEVIVIPTHREMIRKDHPDAIYKTQEQKYEAIAEDIKDCYHRGQPTLVGTVSIEKSEHLSRLLKKKKVPHEVLNAKQHEREAEIVLEAGHKKKVTIATNMAGRGTDIKLGEGVRELGGLHIIGTERHESRRIDNQLRGRSGRQGDPGSSRFYLALDDDLMRLFGSDRLQGIMEKLGLEDGMAIENKMVSGAIEKSQTRVEGHHFEIRKQLLEYDDVMNQQREVIYTLRRELMKAESVEDIAREYAIDLIEEILEPALDMKDVDKDTEESVRVRLEEVFNFERFEAWNEIVLPKREQAEEWVNDIFAYLRTSTGEHYQEILRYFLLDSLDRNWKEHLLNMDHLRDGIGLRGYGQKDPKQEYKREGFELFSELVYTIKESAMRAFSHLRIEAEVKDEEFQHEQSEDLEYTDHESAQDKKQAPVKKDPKISRNAPCPCGSGKKYKKCCGQ, translated from the coding sequence ATGCTCAAGTTTCTTTTTGGTTCCAAGAATGATCGATACCTGAAAAAGCTCAAGCCCGTCATCGCCGAGATCAATGCGCTCGAACCGAAGATGGAAGCTCTTTCCGATTCCGATTTTCCCGAAATGATCGCCAAGTGGCGCGGTCAGGTCGAGAGCGGTGACAAGACCCTCGACGACCTGCTGCCCGAATGCTTCGCCCTTGTGCGTGAGGCGGGCAAGCGCGTGTTCGATCCGCCCATGCGCCACTTTGACGTGCAGCTCATCGGCGGCTACGTGCTGCATCAGGGCAAGATTTCCGAAATGAAAACCGGTGAAGGTAAAACGCTCGTCGCGACCCTGCCTGTGGTGCTCAACGCGCTGTCCGGCAAGGGCGTCCACGTCATCACGGTCAACGATTACCTCGCTTCCCGTGACGCCGAGTGGATGAACCAACTGTATTCCTTCCTCGGCCTGTCCGTGGGCGTCATCGTTCACGGCATTACCGATCAGGAACGGCAGGAAGCCTACAACGCGGACATTACCTACGGAACCAACAACGAGTTCGGATTCGATTACCTGCGCGACAACATGAAGTTCTACAAGGAACAGCTTGTCCAGCGTCCGCTCAACTTCGCCATCGTCGATGAGGTCGACTCCATCCTCATTGATGAAGCCCGTACCCCGCTCATCATTTCCGGTCCCGGCGAGAAATCTTCCGGCCTTTACCGCCGCATCGACGCTATCGTGCCGAATCTCGTCAAGTCCTCACCCATGGACCCCGAAGACAAGGAAGCCGTGCCCGACGGTGATTTCGTGCTCGACGAAAAGACCAAGTCCATCACCCTGACTGACGCGGGTGTGGAAAAGGTCGAAGGCATGCTCGACGTGGACAACCTCTTTGATCCGCAGCACATTGCGTTGCAGCATCACGTCAATCAGGCGGTCAAGGCGCATCACTGCTTCCAGAAGGACGTCGAATACATCGTCAAGGACGATCAGGTCGTGCTCGTTGATGAATTCACCGGACGCCTCATGCCCGGTCGCCGTCTTTCCGACGGTCTGCATCAGGCCATTGAAGCCAAGGAAAACGTCAAGGTCGAGGCCGAGAACCAGACCCTCGCCTCCATTACCTTCCAGAACTATTTCCGCATGTATGACAAGCTCGCGGGCATGACCGGTACTGCCGACACCGAAGCGGTCGAGTTCGGTCAGATTTACAACCTCGAAGTCATCGTCATTCCCACGCACCGGGAAATGATCCGCAAGGATCACCCGGATGCCATCTACAAGACGCAGGAACAGAAATACGAGGCCATCGCCGAGGATATTAAGGACTGCTACCATCGCGGCCAGCCCACGCTCGTCGGTACCGTGTCCATTGAAAAGTCCGAGCATCTTTCCCGGCTGCTCAAGAAAAAGAAGGTCCCGCACGAAGTGCTCAACGCCAAGCAGCATGAGCGCGAGGCCGAGATCGTGCTTGAAGCGGGGCACAAGAAAAAAGTCACCATCGCTACCAACATGGCGGGCCGTGGTACCGACATCAAACTCGGCGAGGGCGTGCGCGAACTCGGCGGCCTGCACATCATCGGCACCGAGCGGCATGAATCCCGCCGTATCGACAACCAGTTGCGCGGTCGTTCCGGTCGTCAGGGCGATCCGGGTTCCTCCCGTTTCTACCTCGCGCTCGACGACGACTTGATGCGCCTGTTCGGTTCCGACCGGTTGCAGGGCATCATGGAAAAGCTCGGCCTTGAAGACGGCATGGCCATCGAGAACAAGATGGTCTCCGGTGCCATTGAAAAATCACAGACCCGCGTCGAAGGGCATCACTTCGAAATACGCAAGCAGCTTCTTGAATACGATGACGTCATGAACCAGCAGCGCGAGGTCATCTACACTCTGCGTCGCGAGCTGATGAAGGCCGAATCCGTGGAGGATATCGCCCGCGAATACGCCATTGACCTGATCGAGGAAATCCTTGAACCCGCCCTCGACATGAAAGACGTGGACAAGGACACCGAAGAGTCCGTCCGTGTCCGTCTCGAGGAAGTGTTCAACTTCGAACGTTTCGAGGCGTGGAACGAGATCGTGCTTCCGAAGCGTGAACAGGCCGAGGAATGGGTGAACGACATCTTCGCTTATCTGCGGACCTCCACCGGCGAACATTATCAGGAAATCCTGCGTTACTTCCTGCTCGATTCCCTTGATCGCAACTGGAAGGAACATCTGCTCAACATGGACCATCTCCGCGACGGCATCGGTCTGCGCGGTTACGGTCAGAAAGACCCGAAGCAGGAATACAAGCGCGAAGGGTTCGAACTCTTCTCCGAGCTTGTCTACACTATCAAGGAAAGCGCTATGCGCGCCTTTTCCCATCTGCGTATCGAAGCCGAGGTCAAGGACGAGGAGTTCCAGCACGAACAGTCCGAAGACCTCGAATACACCGATCACGAGTCCGCACAGGACAAAAAACAGGCTCCGGTCAAGAAAGACCCGAAGATATCCCGCAACGCCCCTTGTCCCTGCGGCTCAGGCAAGAAGTACAAGAAGTGCTGCGGTCAATAA
- a CDS encoding (Fe-S)-binding protein, whose product MAGDCILCGKCLEVCPLLNATGREELGPRAKADLCAVLTADKEALSEADAAKLAGLCLGCHRCKAVCSQGVDVPGLVAMLRAAHPDFRAWLWKQWLTHARELWAVSSSAAKLIPKKFQPEKFGPMLKMLAGLKGGPGLEPFLSITSFPDTYRGEKMLLFAGCTANYVQTRWLMTALRLLDGLGVEVLSGDFQCCGGGLKGAGCLDEARVMAEHNVAVWRAAGKPKVVVFCASCRSSLEGYEEVFDSSDEALEWQKNIFPLSGVASEIGFVISANCPKTLGYHRPCHVDAADSDCRLLQSALRERLVAETKRECCGFGGVMGLGAPGLTDQVNRRCWDRLGGAEIVLTGCSACASRLSATAPQGVGVGHWLEIIR is encoded by the coding sequence GTGGCCGGTGACTGCATACTGTGCGGCAAGTGCCTTGAAGTCTGCCCGCTTTTGAACGCCACGGGGCGAGAGGAACTCGGCCCGCGGGCCAAGGCGGACCTGTGTGCCGTGCTGACGGCGGACAAGGAAGCCCTTTCCGAAGCGGATGCCGCGAAGCTGGCCGGACTGTGCCTTGGGTGTCATCGCTGCAAGGCGGTCTGTTCACAGGGTGTGGATGTTCCCGGACTGGTCGCCATGCTCCGGGCGGCGCACCCCGATTTCAGGGCGTGGCTGTGGAAACAGTGGCTCACCCATGCAAGGGAACTCTGGGCGGTGTCCAGTTCCGCGGCAAAGCTCATTCCGAAGAAATTTCAGCCGGAAAAATTCGGCCCGATGCTCAAGATGCTGGCAGGACTCAAGGGCGGTCCGGGACTTGAGCCGTTCCTATCAATCACATCGTTTCCCGATACGTACCGTGGTGAAAAAATGCTGCTGTTCGCCGGGTGCACGGCCAATTACGTGCAGACGCGCTGGCTCATGACGGCCCTGCGCCTGCTTGACGGTCTGGGCGTCGAGGTCCTGTCCGGTGATTTCCAATGCTGTGGCGGCGGTCTGAAAGGGGCGGGGTGTCTTGATGAGGCCCGTGTCATGGCCGAACACAATGTCGCTGTATGGCGTGCTGCCGGAAAGCCGAAGGTCGTCGTTTTCTGCGCGTCATGCCGTTCCTCCCTTGAGGGATATGAAGAGGTGTTTGATTCGTCTGACGAGGCTTTGGAATGGCAAAAAAACATTTTTCCATTATCGGGCGTTGCAAGTGAAATCGGCTTTGTGATATCAGCTAACTGTCCGAAAACGCTGGGATATCATCGTCCGTGCCATGTTGACGCCGCGGACAGTGATTGCCGGCTGCTGCAAAGCGCTCTGAGGGAGCGTCTGGTCGCGGAGACCAAACGCGAGTGCTGCGGATTCGGCGGTGTCATGGGACTCGGCGCGCCGGGGTTGACCGATCAGGTCAATCGACGCTGCTGGGACAGGCTCGGCGGGGCGGAAATCGTCCTGACCGGCTGTTCGGCCTGCGCGTCCCGCCTGTCGGCAACGGCTCCGCAAGGCGTCGGCGTGGGGCATTGGCTTGAGATCATAAGGTAG
- a CDS encoding FAD-linked oxidase C-terminal domain-containing protein, producing MSNYAPSLTHAHEAFLTDLFPGDGCVMRPEELNAFSTDASLERAMPWAVVRPETRDQVESLLRWAAAERVPIIGRGRGTGRVGNAVPVCGGVVVSMLRMNRILDIDADDFVAVVQPGVITADLQAACAEKKLFYPPDPASVRISTIGGNVATCAGGLRAVKYGVTRDWVLGVEAVLPGGRVLRSGRRAHKDVVGLDLTRLFVGANGRLGLMTELTLKLIPLPETSASVLVGFSDLSSSMNGAAAVFRAGVLPSACEFMDRVAIQAVRRIADIPLAENAEGALLFKVDGSEAGVAAEVKRLEAALRPLDPASVEVGRGEAEEAVWSVRRSISPAAYKIRPDKCAEDISVPRGRVAEAVEAAHAIGKAHDLTVLCFGHLGDGNIHVNIMHDASIPHEVEAAHKAKDEVFRLAVRLGGTISGEHGTGLTKASFVPEQLDSLNAEIMGDVRRVFDPHEIMNPCKGW from the coding sequence ATGTCCAACTATGCCCCTTCCCTGACACATGCCCATGAGGCCTTTTTGACGGACCTTTTCCCCGGTGACGGCTGCGTGATGCGGCCTGAAGAACTGAATGCGTTCTCCACGGATGCAAGCCTTGAACGCGCCATGCCGTGGGCCGTGGTCCGTCCGGAAACGCGTGATCAGGTGGAAAGTCTGCTCCGGTGGGCCGCTGCGGAGCGCGTGCCGATCATCGGACGCGGGCGCGGCACGGGCCGGGTCGGCAATGCGGTTCCCGTATGCGGCGGCGTGGTGGTCTCCATGCTACGCATGAACCGGATACTCGACATTGACGCGGATGATTTCGTGGCCGTGGTCCAGCCCGGAGTCATTACGGCTGACTTGCAGGCCGCATGTGCGGAGAAAAAACTTTTCTACCCGCCCGATCCGGCGAGTGTGCGTATTTCCACCATAGGCGGGAACGTCGCCACTTGCGCCGGGGGGCTGCGGGCCGTGAAATATGGCGTCACGCGGGACTGGGTGCTCGGTGTCGAGGCCGTTCTTCCCGGCGGACGGGTTCTGCGGTCCGGGCGCAGGGCGCACAAGGACGTGGTCGGTCTTGACTTGACGCGGCTGTTCGTCGGTGCCAACGGGCGGCTCGGATTGATGACCGAGTTGACGCTTAAGCTCATACCGCTACCCGAGACATCGGCGTCCGTGCTGGTTGGGTTTTCCGATCTTTCTTCCTCCATGAACGGAGCCGCCGCCGTGTTCCGTGCGGGCGTGCTGCCTTCGGCCTGTGAGTTCATGGACCGGGTGGCGATTCAGGCCGTGCGCCGGATCGCTGATATTCCCCTTGCGGAGAATGCCGAGGGTGCGCTGTTGTTCAAGGTGGACGGCAGCGAGGCGGGCGTGGCCGCGGAAGTTAAGCGGCTTGAAGCCGCATTGAGGCCGCTCGATCCCGCATCCGTGGAAGTCGGTCGCGGTGAGGCGGAAGAGGCGGTCTGGAGCGTGCGCCGATCCATATCCCCTGCGGCGTACAAGATCAGGCCGGACAAGTGTGCTGAAGATATTTCCGTGCCGCGCGGCAGGGTGGCGGAGGCGGTCGAGGCCGCGCACGCCATCGGAAAGGCCCATGATCTGACTGTCTTGTGTTTCGGGCATCTGGGAGACGGCAATATCCATGTCAATATAATGCATGACGCGTCGATTCCCCATGAAGTCGAAGCCGCGCACAAGGCCAAGGACGAAGTGTTTCGACTGGCCGTGCGGCTGGGCGGGACCATATCCGGCGAGCACGGCACCGGCCTGACCAAGGCGTCTTTCGTGCCGGAACAGCTTGATTCGCTCAACGCTGAGATCATGGGAGATGTCCGGCGCGTGTTTGACCCGCACGAGATCATGAATCCGTGCAAGGGGTGGTAA
- a CDS encoding WbuC family cupin fold metalloprotein produces MTEEKKDYPTSVAAPEGDITPLTLTMVGNLLTMSRESPRKRMLQRIHKSHDAGVHKMFNALQPGTYVTPHRHMNPEKTETILVISGSMLFVQFDEMGKLLNHTLVQPGTEVFGIDVAPHIYHTFIALKPDTLLFEIKDGPYDHDTDKDIPDWAPREGSEEAELYLLDLIKLLAEQANAAAEQLKEEAPQDS; encoded by the coding sequence ATGACTGAAGAGAAAAAAGACTACCCCACGTCCGTGGCCGCGCCCGAGGGCGACATCACTCCCCTGACCCTGACCATGGTGGGCAATCTGCTGACCATGTCGCGGGAAAGTCCTCGCAAACGCATGCTCCAACGCATCCACAAATCGCACGACGCGGGCGTCCACAAGATGTTCAACGCGCTCCAGCCCGGAACCTATGTCACGCCGCACCGCCACATGAACCCGGAAAAGACCGAAACCATCCTCGTCATTTCCGGTTCCATGCTGTTCGTGCAGTTCGACGAAATGGGGAAACTCCTGAATCACACCCTGGTCCAGCCGGGGACGGAAGTCTTCGGCATCGACGTGGCTCCGCACATCTACCACACCTTCATCGCTCTCAAGCCCGATACCCTGCTTTTCGAAATCAAGGACGGCCCGTACGACCACGATACGGACAAGGATATCCCGGACTGGGCACCCCGCGAAGGATCGGAAGAAGCGGAACTGTATCTTCTCGACCTCATCAAGCTGCTCGCCGAACAGGCCAATGCCGCCGCCGAACAATTGAAGGAAGAAGCACCGCAAGATTCGTAA
- a CDS encoding DMT family transporter yields the protein MNSRALRADILLFITAAIWGFAFVAQRVGMDHVGPLTFNGIRFALGALALIPLIMRMEKGRKATTQKADTRTLALGGGLLGIALFFGSTLQQTGLAGPMLAEFGLAATTAGKAGFITGLYVVLVPILGLFLSQRAGWGTWVGAALAVTGMYLLSVTSGVEIAFGDLLVLASALFWAGHVLLIGKLSPGMDAVDAVKLSTVQFATCAVLSLIGALATEDITLVGLQGGAVSIAYGGLMSVGIAYTLQVVAQRDAQPAHAAIILSLEAVFGAIGGWMMLGEVLTIRALIGCGLMLAGMILSQLKP from the coding sequence GTGAACAGCCGCGCTCTTCGTGCCGACATTCTGCTTTTCATCACCGCCGCCATCTGGGGCTTCGCCTTTGTGGCACAACGCGTGGGCATGGACCACGTAGGCCCGCTCACATTCAACGGAATCCGTTTCGCTCTCGGCGCACTGGCCCTGATCCCGCTCATCATGCGCATGGAAAAGGGGCGCAAGGCGACTACGCAAAAAGCCGACACAAGAACCCTCGCCCTCGGCGGCGGACTGCTCGGCATAGCCCTGTTCTTCGGCTCAACGCTCCAGCAGACGGGACTTGCAGGGCCTATGCTCGCAGAGTTCGGTCTGGCCGCCACCACAGCGGGCAAGGCGGGATTCATCACCGGGCTGTATGTGGTTCTGGTCCCGATTCTCGGCCTCTTCCTGTCCCAGCGCGCAGGATGGGGCACATGGGTCGGCGCGGCACTGGCCGTGACCGGCATGTATCTCCTTTCCGTCACGTCCGGTGTGGAAATCGCCTTCGGCGACCTGCTCGTTCTCGCCAGCGCTCTGTTCTGGGCCGGACACGTCCTGCTCATCGGCAAACTGTCTCCCGGCATGGATGCGGTTGACGCCGTCAAGCTTTCCACGGTTCAGTTCGCCACCTGTGCGGTCCTCAGCCTCATCGGTGCGTTGGCGACCGAAGACATCACCCTTGTCGGACTTCAGGGCGGCGCGGTTTCCATCGCGTACGGCGGCCTCATGTCGGTCGGCATCGCCTACACCCTGCAAGTGGTGGCGCAGCGCGATGCACAGCCCGCACACGCGGCCATCATCCTGAGCCTTGAAGCGGTGTTCGGAGCCATCGGCGGCTGGATGATGCTGGGCGAAGTGCTGACCATCCGGGCACTTATCGGTTGCGGCCTGATGCTGGCGGGAATGATCCTGAGCCAGTTGAAGCCGTAG
- a CDS encoding glycosyltransferase yields the protein MQTSQNQWPKFRSASPRILLLTNQYFLVGELQAACERLDTEHLMINFDTKEMDLDTFVSKMLTALTTFKPDFVLTVNHLGVDHEGVLATLLDKFDVPFASWFVDNPHLVLGTYQDRHPAKTALFTWDADNIDSLKAKGFDNVFHLPLGADPTRFVPHGRQKEEWCAPISFVGNSMLFKTLKRLEAANPPQRLLESSIMIARAFGESDEHFPGRFLRKNFPELREDFESLESTFRTQAYETFITWQATLMYRLDCVLRTLDFNPLIVGDPGWKELLKGRDGWRYHKELSYYEDLPDFYPSCDINFNCTSQQMKGAVNQRVFDVPCCGAFLLTDYRRQMEDLFEPGSEIVFFNHPDEIPGLVDMYLNAPKKRQRIAQAARKRILAEHTYDHRMRSLMESMRATFG from the coding sequence ATGCAAACCTCTCAGAATCAATGGCCGAAATTCCGGTCCGCCTCCCCGCGCATCCTGTTGCTGACAAACCAGTATTTTCTGGTCGGAGAACTTCAGGCCGCCTGCGAACGGCTGGACACGGAACACCTGATGATCAATTTCGACACCAAGGAAATGGATCTCGACACGTTCGTTTCCAAGATGCTGACGGCGCTCACGACCTTCAAGCCGGACTTCGTCCTGACGGTCAATCACCTCGGCGTCGACCACGAGGGAGTCCTGGCCACCCTGCTCGACAAATTCGATGTGCCGTTCGCCTCATGGTTCGTGGACAACCCGCATCTGGTCCTCGGCACCTATCAGGACCGGCACCCCGCAAAGACCGCCTTGTTCACATGGGACGCGGACAACATCGATTCTCTCAAGGCCAAAGGATTTGACAACGTCTTCCACCTCCCGCTCGGAGCCGACCCGACCCGGTTCGTGCCCCACGGCAGGCAGAAGGAAGAATGGTGCGCCCCCATATCCTTTGTGGGCAATTCCATGCTGTTCAAGACGCTCAAACGCCTTGAAGCGGCCAATCCGCCGCAACGGCTTCTCGAATCAAGCATCATGATCGCACGGGCTTTCGGAGAGTCCGACGAACATTTCCCGGGCCGTTTCCTGAGAAAGAACTTCCCGGAACTGCGCGAGGATTTCGAATCACTGGAATCGACCTTCCGCACGCAGGCCTATGAAACCTTCATCACATGGCAGGCCACGCTCATGTACCGGCTGGACTGTGTCCTGCGAACGCTGGATTTCAACCCGCTCATCGTGGGCGATCCGGGCTGGAAGGAACTGCTCAAGGGACGCGACGGCTGGCGGTATCACAAGGAGCTTTCCTATTATGAAGATCTGCCGGACTTCTACCCGTCCTGCGACATCAATTTCAACTGTACCAGCCAACAAATGAAAGGCGCAGTGAACCAGCGGGTATTTGACGTCCCCTGTTGCGGCGCGTTCCTGCTCACCGATTACCGGCGGCAGATGGAAGACCTGTTCGAACCGGGCAGCGAAATCGTGTTCTTCAACCACCCGGACGAAATTCCCGGCCTTGTGGACATGTATCTCAACGCACCGAAAAAACGGCAGCGCATCGCACAGGCCGCCCGCAAGCGCATACTCGCGGAACACACGTACGACCACCGCATGCGGTCACTCATGGAAAGCATGAGAGCAACGTTCGGGTAA